Part of the Besnoitia besnoiti strain Bb-Ger1 chromosome Unknown contig00015, whole genome shotgun sequence genome is shown below.
AGAAGAAAAGCCGTGGGTACATCCATGTCTGCGGCGGTAGGCGCCTGGATGTTGCAGTGGAGGAGTCAGGAGACAGTTGTTGCCCTTCTCTCGAGAAACAGACTCAACGCGGCGTATGCTTCTTTTCCCTCTGAAGCCACGACGGGAGCCGGAAAGCGTTTAGGGTTTCTGCTGCATCCGTAGGTCGCTGCTCTATGGATGCTTCGTCTCTCCCCTGTGTAACGGTTTCCCCGCCTGCTCTTTCCCACACGAGATCCTGTGACGGTCATTCCCCATTCCAGAGCCACGTTTCTTTCCTGTCGCAATGGACACGAGTCATGTTCTGCGTGCGGTCTTGGATAATTACACACAGATACGAGGCTCTCGGCTAGCTCTTTTTCTACAACaaaggcagagagacgctATCTCGTCCGTTACTCTGCGCCACTAACACACGACGGCAACACAAGGGCTCTGCGCCCCTATCCAGCTGGAAAGAAGACACATGGAAAACACGTTTTGGAGAGTCTGTTACTCGAACTGCGTGAtgcagttctggatcgcggctCATTTGCATGTGTGCACCTCGCTTCCCGAGGCTCGCTGTCCAAGGCCGGCGGACAGAGCCGTAGGGTGAAAGCTTGAGGCGTTCAGATTCCTTCTTGCACCTCGCGCATTTCTTCAGCTGCATCACGCAGAGAAGGGGCTATGGAGGTGCCAGCAGACGCCACGTGCTTTCGGCGAAAAAAGGGTGGAAGGCATCGCACATGCGGGATCCTGTTTCCCGAAAGCGCTGCAGTAACCGTTCTTTGCCTGCATCTGCCAGAGAAGAAAATAGACAAAGAGAATATAGTATAGTGAAGTTGCTAAGACGGCTGGTGCGCAGGGCGCACACGTGTGAAGACACGTCTACTACGCAGTcagtcggcggcgcagaagacacgAATCCCTATCCACATACCCACATGTGTGTAAATAATCTAAAAGTCCAGAAAATGAATATATGCAGGTATACTGTGTGGAAGTGTCTCTGGAGAGGTGTGTTGATGTGAGTTAATCGGAtgccgcagagaagccgcggGAGTCGTCCACGACAGACTGTGAAAGACACACACTCGCTGCGCGTTCTGAAGAAAGACTCCGTGCCGGGTAACtggggcgccgcgaccccggCACGGTGGAAGAGAGCGCAGAAAGAGACTTTGGAGACTCCGCAGGGACCAGACAAACCaccgagctgcgcgagagccCGGCGAGCGCCCGAGACTCGAAAAAATGAaacaagagagaaagaggagtcGTCCGCGCGTTGCAGGGACGAAAGGAGCAAAAGCCGGCGggcggggagaggcggagggtggcgcgagagagcgaggccggaAACGACGCCcttcgagagagaagaagaaccaACACGCACGCGAAACTTGAGTCAACACTTCACGTCACTTCTCCACCCAACAGTTCCGGCGGACTCTTCGTAACTGAAtgcggccgcgtcgtcgcttcgAGAGAGTCACCGCCGAGAAGACGggaaaagacgagagagaaaagccgcgccgcttcgtccTTTGCGCGCGCCCAGCGGAGGGAAGCCGCGCGGGTGCGCTCTCGGCAGTTGCGCGCCAGCGTTTCCGCCCTTTCGTCTTTTTGTTTTACGTCATCGACACACAGAAAAAGCCTTTTCACGTGGACGCTCCCTCGCGATCCCGTcatctccgcgctcgcctgctgaCGTCCGTCGCATCTGatgctcttcgcgcgcctccgcgcacgcgcaagACGCGGCGGGACCTGGGAAAGCAACTTCCCAGCGGCcttgtcgctctctctcggctttTCGCGCTTCTTTTCCGCCACATcctttcctttcttctcgctcttcacCTGAGAGAGCGGGGAGACCGGCGCTGCGAGGTCTCCTCTGTGTAGACGCacccctgcgcgcgcgggcgccgacctCGCGACCAGCGGCGCGTGTGTCGGAGCCTTTCTTCCTCCCAGAGGAACCTGCCAGACACGAAATCGCCTTGGAAGGATTCGCTTCTTTCACAAGCGCCCAGACCCGCGCCTAGAGACGCTTGGAGtctttcgtctctctgcggatCGCTGCATCTCAGGCCGCACGACGCGAGTGGCTGCGAAAGCCGCGCCGTGTGCAGCGACCTCGCCCTGTCTACGCGCGGGCGTCaccggagagagagagagagttgAATATCTCCTCTGCTTTCGGGCGCCCTCActcgaaaaagaagaggaaacgagCAGATTCAGAAGCTCGCTGTAAAGTAGCTAACCGTGTATAAACAGACCCCcatatataagtatatatatatatatatgcgcgtATATGGCGTGCATCGCGTTGGACTGTGATGTAACGGTCGATGGTTACACGTTAGTTGTTAGACGCGTGTCTGTGTGAGTTAGAGGTGCTCAGAGTCGCCAGGGCATTGCCTTTGCTGAGCTTTTCCTTACTCTCAAAGGTTAAAAACGAACGTGGTCGCCGTATCTGGCGTTCGGAGCTCATCTGAAGATTCCTTTGAAGATTGCCTCTCGAATCCCAAGTTCCACGCTCCGACTGGAGATTGTTTGCGCTTCGTGGACTTTTTCCCCTTCGTGCTACACCTTGTCGAGCGACTTCTgcttcgctcgctcgcgccagGCGCTCGTTCTTCAGTTCTGCTTCCGGAGGGATCTCCCTTTtattccttcttcttctgtcggGTACTCCTCCACCTTTTTTTAATTCCAGATAgctgtttttctccttcctcctccctctccctcctccatGGCGCCGAGTCTCGCGCCGTtgcccgcggaggcctgccTCGAGGGGGCCTCGCCCTGGCTGTCTCCTGCGGCTTCCtgggcttcctcctcgccgctctctgcggctccgTCGCCGACAGGGCCCGCGGCACCGTCTCGGCTGCCAGTCGCcgcttcgctgtcttccgcctccgttttctcttcctcctctgtgtcctccgccgacgcgcagcccCCGGTCAACGCGCGcatcgtcttctccctcacCGAAGACGCCCACGTgctggaggagacgccggagagccacggcgcgcgcgagcagaccgccgaggagggcgcgggaggcggcgacgcgcgccgcgcccaaCGCACCGCTGGCGCGGAGCGGCTGGGCTGTGGAGAGTTAAgagccgagggcgcgcagggccGCCAAGggggccgcgcgcagcggagggagcgagaggaggccgaaGAGAGTCAGCCGTCGGCGAGTCGAGTGTTGCTcgggagaggccgcgagctgcttggcgccgacgacgccggcgaggcctgTGGCGCGAAACGGAGAGTGGCTGTCCTCTGCAAGCGACTGGAtgacggcgacagcgacgcggacgatgcgggcgaggcgccgagcgacgccgcccacCACGGCGTGTACGTCGAGCCCATCGCCttctgcagagacaccgcAAGCATCAACGACATCCGCCTGCTGCTCATGAGGGCGCAAACCGACCCCGTAGTCGCCCAGACCGTCGTCTACAACCTCAAGGTgagaaaaacggaaaaaagaaaacccGTCGCGTCAACCGGTCCTGAAGCGGGCACACCGGACTATaggcagagaggacgcgacAGAAAAAGCAGACCTCGACGAAGAAAAAATGTTTCACTCACGCGTTTGAAgacttcctctctctcccgcgaggAGCGGGGTAGAGACGGGAAGCATGAGGAGGCCAGTCTGCCACGGCAGACTTGCCGTTCGTCTCCGCTCGTCTGGTGTCCTCTGTCTCAACGCGTCTCTGAGCACGCCAGCGTCGTtgttctccgcctcccctgTTATCTGCTTTCGCAGTGCGCTTCGCGCTCCGCCCAATTTCTTTGAATTTTTATCCGTTTTCTCGAATTTGTTCGATTTTTCCCAGGCACGGGAGAGCATCATCGAGCAAGTCATGAGTCAGCTGTCAGCTCTGCTGGAGCGGACGATGGAGgcggagcgagagagggacgcgcttctccgcaAAAGCGACTACCTGCGCGCCAACGCCTAcctcgcttccgcttcccctcccgcgcccgagggcgacgagctcgaggaggccaacgacggcgaagaatCCAGCAGGGAACGAGGCacgcctctgtcgcgcgcgagcgaagccAGACAAAATGAGGAAGATTCTCCGCTTTCCACGGCTGAgcgggcggcctcgtcgggcggggctgctgccgcaggaggcgccgcccctgcCTCGAGCCCCCGGAGCGAGAagaacgcgcgcgacgccgcgaaagaagaagcgagcgaaagagacgccgcagacgcgaaggacggagagagcgcgcagagaggcgaagaaggcgagccgagctgcgcagctgcgccgccgcaagagaaggaggcagaCTTGCGCGACGAAGAACTCCAAGCCAGCGCGCAgactgcgcgcgtctcgttcGCTGAGTGGGAGAGAACACTGCATACTCATAAGGAGAAAGTCGAGCGCCTCACGCAGCTGATGCAGGTACGCGCCTGAAGTgacccgcgcggcagccttAGGACTGGTGAAGGAGCAGATCAAACATAGTCATACAGCTCACGTCCACGTAGTAGCCGatgcgagaaaaagaggccGGACCAGCCAGCTTCAGAGatggagagaaagcgaacaGCCTCCGCGAGCCCTGCGGCTCCCTCTCCTGCAGACATGTCCACGCTTGCTCCCACTTGAGACCAAGCACGAACCAGCGTTTATCTATTGATTTATCCATTTAACTGTTCAACAATTCGTCTATTTATATGTCATTTTCTCTACTTACCTACTGATCTATTTGTCTAAATCTATCTCATCCATCTATCACCACCATGCGCATAACAGCAGACTTACGTGAATGGAAGATAACGCAAAGCACTGCTTCTTCGCGTTTTCGATGTTTTTTGTCTGCATTTTGACGgacttttttcttctccctcgtggGTGCGCAGCACATTCAGGCACTCCTCAGCGGGGAGAGACTGGAGGGCGGATCGcaagcggcggaagacgcttGCAAGATTGGAGAAGACACGAATGCGAAAGCTGTTCGCGCAGACATCCTCGAGGTGTTGAGGGCTTCGTGTGACGCGCACCGAGCGGCGCTGAACGACCTCGtcagcgccgcagaccgaATTCGGCTCAAGGTAATTCCTGCGGGTGTCTCATTCTCTGGAGAGCTCTGCACCTCTACGTTTTTGAATCGCCCAATTCGTAAGCGGACTTGTAATGTGTGGCGCCGAATCCCTCCATACGCCTGCACATATTTGTCGATGCATGAATATTTGTCTCCATACCTAAATACGATTATATATAcctgtacatatatatatatatatatatatatatatatatatttgtctATATTCATATCAGTATCTGGCTATCTCGTCCTGCGTCGCTTCAGATACGGATTGGCGCGACGTCGAGGTCGTGCTGAAGGGAAGCGCTTGGGCACGCCTCGCTTTAGGGTTTTCGTGTTCGCCAGCTACTTTTTGTTAAAAAACTGTGTGGCTAGCTTTTCAGCCGTTGTTGTGCGGCTCTCACATGCGCTCTCCTGACCCTATCCTTCTCTCTTGCATGGCCAgacttatatatatatatatatatatatgtatatatatgttatatatatgtgtgtatatatatatgtgtatatgtttatatagAAGTGTCTCTATGTGGACCTGAATTTGCCATGGAGGGTCTCCGGCACGTCTTCatttcgttttcttctcttttttttcttttttcagaCGCGCGGGTGTCGCGCCGGCCGCAACAAGCggctgccttcctctgcgtttggcgcgcgtctcgggtttccctccgtcgccgctccaggcgcgtgtgcgttcCCCTGCTTTTCGGCACACGTCGCGTTTCCGCTCACCGCCTCGGGTTTCTCGttgtcgccttctctctgcgggcGTCCGCCGCACCCGGGcaacggcgagagcgaggagtctctgcggggctgcgcagccgcacctgactgcctcgccgcgcgagaaggagccgGCGTCGAAGCCTTTcgcgccgacagcgagcAGCCTAGCCGCACCAACTCCTCGTTCTCGGCGGCATCGCTGAAGGACAGCGCACACGccggagaggacgcgcgcggaccTCAACCCCGGGcgtgcgacggcgaagaaaaagagacacatCAGAGTACTGGGCAGTGTGGAGGCACGCccgcaggcagagacgacgccgggctgtcgccgcagccgcaggcggcgttcCTGGTACGTAATCAGGTGGAGGAtaggccgcagcagccacctcagcggcgcccagcgcgtTGCCAagtttttgttttttcgaATGCACGTCGTGTGCACGCGAAGTTCTCCACTGATGCTTTTTCGCGCGTTTAAGTGTTTTCTCCGACAGAGTTCTTTTTCGAATTTGCATTTCCTCCAGCCTCCTGTGTTGTTCTCTTCTCCCCTTCCCCAGCTCGAGATTTCTCGCTTCAACGAGCAGGCGATGCGCATGAACCGCGCCTTCCACGCACCCGCTCATCGCCGAGCGGGAGGAGCGTCTCGGCGCGATTTCCGCTcgttcgctgcctcttcttgcGGCTCGTTCGCTTGccctgtcgcgccgccgttctctgcgtctcctgcgttTCCTCCAACCTtcggcggccgaggcgcctcgggcgGCTTGCGTCGCTTTTCCGCGGCCTCCCACGCgccaccggcgccgccgccgcctcctccctcgggCGCAGCAAGCTGCGCGCTTGTCCATCGCGCAGAaaggcctctgccgccgaccgcgggcgcgtcCCCAGGCTCcactgcctccgcgcccttccTGCCGAGGCccttcgcgccgctggagactgctgcgccgcagccgcacatccctccgccgcccgcatttccgccgccgcccaggtCAGGGGGGGCGTCGTttccgcgctgcccgcccctgccgcaggcgcaggcgcatgcaggccgtgcgcgggcgtcgcagTTGGCGCAACAGCCGTCCcatcgcagccgcgcggatcgccgcgcgctgcctgaACGCCCCACGCCGGTCTCtttgcgcgccgcgggaggcggcgcccgcggcgcggggtcgcaggcgccctgcgcaggaagcgcgcaagctcgccgcgacgcgtCGGCGTGTGCAGAAGAGCGGCCGTCAGGggtgcgcctcgccgcgagctcgtcgcctgcgcctcctgcctcgaaggccgccgccgacgccgcgcaggccctcCTGGAGGAAGACCAGTTGCTTCTTTTGCTTCTCGACTCccagcgctgcgcggcgggcgaggatgCCTCTCAGCCGGcatcgcgcggcgagcgcggcgtctttgcgcctgcgtccgcgccgctgccggcggtgCTCACTTCAGTCCCGTGCGTGCGGATGctgggcgctgcgcagcagaaagGCTGCGTCAGAGacgcgacgagggagacgccagCCCCGGCGCTGGCCTGTTttcgcctcggcggagacgccaggGGGGAAGGGAGTCGATTCGACGCATTCGcgcacgccgaggcggcgcccgcagccgtcTTTGGACAGctcgcggggggagggggcgacGCATCGAACGGATTCGAAAGAGACGCCAACTAACGACTTTGTCAAGGTCGAAGGGAGCAGGGTCATGTGTGGGGGGGCGGGCGTGGAGAACGGGTCAGGACCCTGCCGCCCTGGCCTGAAGTTCCTGTTTTTCCAATTCAGCGATAGACCCGACCCCCTCGCGTGCTTTTCCACGAATCAGAGAGTCTCGAGTTTTCCCTTATAGAGAGTACCGTGCTTTGAATGCATCGGTGGCAGACGCGGGTGTCGAAACTCTTTACGTCTGTCGCCGTACATCGCCCATCGTTTTGAattccgcttcgctgcgtcgcACGCGGGCGCCTAGTCGCACGCTGCCTGCGGAAGCTGCTGCGGGAAacgagccgcggacgcgcgaaaCGCTAAAGCCTAAGTCCTTCTCGGATTTCACGCCCTGACTGCAACTGGAATCAACACGACACACACAGCGTAGACGCAAATATATCCGCGCCCACACTCCCGAATTTAGGGAAAGAGGAGCTCGAGTCAAATGTGCACAAACGTTTGTGACGGGCCTCGACGCCTCTTGAATCCCAGTGGATTCCGCCGCGTATCTACCTATTTATCTATTTTGAAAACTGTAGTTTatcgggactaaagtcagcatcaactaccttgtttcgacttcgtatCGACTGTATATCTACGCAACTATCTATTAACATATCTGTCAACATCCCTACTTATCTATTGATGCCCATCTACTTGTCAATGTGTTCATGCTTTTATTAATGTGGATTTTTTTCTATTTTCACATTCCACCTGAGCAACCTGCACACAAGCGCAAGCCCCTAGTTCGGGAGCACTAGCAGGCATCTGCATCTCGTCGATCTGCGTGCAGAAAGTTTGCTGTGTCCGAAGGGCACTACATATAAATAAATGTGTCGGCTTCTGTAAGGGTGTGGTGCTGGCATGCGCCTCTAGGCGGCGACAGTTTCGCGCCAGTCTtcacgcagcgacgcggctggGCGAGAGCGAGGTAGAGAAAAAAGCTTTGAACTGCATTCAAGAAACTCTCAAAAACGTTAATCCCTCTTTCAGACAGGTAGACTGGTTTCCTCtccacacacaaacatacccaagcatatatatatgtatatacatatgcatgtaaGCAGCTTCAAGTACAGGACACACCGCCCCAACGACATTTATagatatgtacatatatatattgatgtatatatatatatatatatgcaaggATGACTGTTGCAGCAGCCGCATGTGCCTCCCCGACTGGGATGACGCCTGCGTTAGTCGCCGAATGGAGCGCAGCTTCCTCagcgtgcgtctcgcgcctaGATTCGATGTTTCTTGGCAGAATCCCCGTTGGCCGTCTGCGCGaactcctcctcgtcgtcctcgatAACGAGCTCGAAatcgctcgcctcgtctgtgtcttctgccgcaggcgctcccCGAGGGCCTGCATACTTTGCAGCGGCGTTGCCCccggccgccagccgcgagagcgggcgctttctctctttcgacgtggcggcggcggcgctgcctcctgcgtcgtggctgtctctcgcgcgcctctcaaAGAACTCGCTCAGATCGCGCTgctggtcgccgccgccatgAGGGTTTATCTCGTCTTCGCGCACAAGTCGCTCTAAGTAGCTCTCGAAggacagcgacgcctccagagcggacgcagaggcgcccatttcggaggcagcgagcgacgtcgcggcggaggacgcgaaggctGATCGCGTCTCGagagcgagctgctgctgctcgccgtccAGCGTCGACGTCATTAGGCGCCATTTGCGCTGGAGAATTCGAAAAACTGTCTCGTCGATAGTCCCCTGAACAGAACACATCGCGAAACAATACAAGCAGCTCTGCAATCCCACAGCCAGCCCGTGGCCCCAGCCCGCCAccctctgcctcttcatCTGCATGCATGGATGTGTGTGAGGCTGCagggaggaggcagaggcgctaGCACACGAGTGGCGCAACCCCGGCGACATCGGGAGATCCCTGGCGAGCCGAGGACGGCGATAGACGGTCCTAAACAATTGCCTG
Proteins encoded:
- a CDS encoding uncharacterized protein (encoded by transcript BESB_027300) — protein: MAPSLAPLPAEACLEGASPWLSPAASWASSSPLSAAPSPTGPAAPSRLPVAASLSSASVFSSSSVSSADAQPPVNARIVFSLTEDAHVLEETPESHGAREQTAEEGAGGGDARRAQRTAGAERLGCGELRAEGAQGRQGGRAQRREREEAEESQPSASRVLLGRGRELLGADDAGEACGAKRRVAVLCKRLDDGDSDADDAGEAPSDAAHHGVYVEPIAFCRDTASINDIRLLLMRAQTDPVVAQTVVYNLKARESIIEQVMSQLSALLERTMEAERERDALLRKSDYLRANAYLASASPPAPEGDELEEANDGEESSRERGTPLSRASEARQNEEDSPLSTAERAASSGGAAAAGGAAPASSPRSEKNARDAAKEEASERDAADAKDGESAQRGEEGEPSCAAAPPQEKEADLRDEELQASAQTARVSFAEWERTLHTHKEKVERLTQLMQHIQALLSGERLEGGSQAAEDACKIGEDTNAKAVRADILEVLRASCDAHRAALNDLVSAADRIRLKTRGCRAGRNKRLPSSAFGARLGFPSVAAPGACAFPCFSAHVAFPLTASGFSLSPSLCGRPPHPGNGESEESLRGCAAAPDCLAAREGAGVEAFRADSEQPSRTNSSFSAASLKDSAHAGEDARGPQPRACDGEEKETHQSTGQCGGTPAGRDDAGLSPQPQAAFLLEISRFNEQAMRMNRAFHAPAHRRAGGASRRDFRSFAASSCGSFACPVAPPFSASPAFPPTFGGRGASGGLRRFSAASHAPPAPPPPPPSGAASCALVHRAERPLPPTAGASPGSTASAPFLPRPFAPLETAAPQPHIPPPPAFPPPPRSGGASFPRCPPLPQAQAHAGRARASQLAQQPSHRSRADRRALPERPTPVSLRAAGGGARGAGSQAPCAGSAQARRDASACAEERPSGVRLAASSSPAPPASKAAADAAQALLEEDQLLLLLLDSQRCAAGEDASQPASRGERGVFAPASAPLPAVLTSVPCVRMLGAAQQKGCVRDATRETPAPALACFRLGGDARGEGSRFDAFAHAEAAPAAVFGQLAGGGGDASNGFERDAN